DNA from Hwangdonia lutea:
TTAACAAGAACCAACCGGAAACTGTGTTTGTGTACAGGCATGTTGTACGATCCGGAAAAAGCCAAAAATAAGGTAACGAAGCAAGTGAAGGAAAAGACTTTTAAACGGTTAAAAAAGATTAAAGAAACCTTGTTTTTAAAAAAGAATAAAAAATAATTTAGGCTGAAGTTTAGCTTTGGCAGTCGCCGAAAGGCAGAAATAACAAAACATTTTAAAATGAAAAAATTAGTAATAGCATATAGTGGTGGGTTGGATACCTCATATTGTGCCGTAAGTTTATCAAAAGAATACGACGTGCACGCCGTTAGTGTAAATACGGGCGGATTTACCCAAGAAGAAATAAACACCATTGAAAGTAATGCCTATAAGATGGGCGTTACAACCTACAAAAATATTGATGCCATTGCCACGTTTTACCAAAAAGTAGTGAAGTATTTAATTTTCGGTAATGTGTTGAAGAATAATACCTATCCACTATCTGTAAGTGCCGAACGTATTATTCAAGCTATTGAAATTGTGGAGTACGCTAAAAGTATAGGTGCCGAGTATATTGCCCACGGCAGTACAGGCGCAGGAAACGACCAAGTACGTTTCGATATGATTTTTCAAACCTTGGCTCCAAACATAAAAATAATTACCCCCATTAGAGACCAAAAATTATCGCGACAAGAAGAAATTGAATATCTTAAAAGTAACGGTATAGATATGTCTTGGGAAAAAGCGAAGTATTCGGTTAACAAAGGCCTTTGGGGCACCAGTGTAGGTGGCGAAGAAACGTTGACCTCAGAAAAGCCGTTACCCGAAGAAGCCTATCCTTCGCAGTTAAAACACACGGAGGAGGAAAAGGTAACCTTAACCTTTGCGAAAGGCCAATTGGTTGCTATAAATGGTGTGGAAAACGACCCGGAAATTAATATTGAAGTGTTGCATAATTTGGCTTCACCTTACGCTATTGGTAGAGATATTCACGTTGGCGATACCATTGTGGGCATTAAAGGTCGCGTTGGTTTTGAAGCTGCCGCGGCATTAATCACCATTAAAGCACATCATTTGTTAGAAAAGCATACGCTTACCAAATGGCAATTGCAGCATAAAGAATATTTGTCTAGTTTTTATGGGATGCATTTGCATGAAGGGCAGTATTTAGATCCGGTAATGCGAAACATTGAAGCCTTTTTACAAAGCAGTCAGGACAAGGTTTCCGGCGAGGTAACCGTTACGTTAAAACCTTATCATTTTACCTTAGACGGTATTGTGTCAAAGCACGATTTGATGTCTGCTAAATTTGGAAGTTACGGCGAAGAAAACAAAGCGTGGACTGCCGATGATGCTAAAGGATTTATCAAAATCTTGGGCAATCAAAATAAAATATATCAACAAGTAAATTCTTAGATGGAATAGAGACCTGTCAGGTTTCAAAAACCTGACAGGTCTAAAAAAAACAAATAACATGAAAAAAAGTATTCAAATAGGCATAATTGGTGGCGCAGGATACACCGCAGGCGAATTGATTAGGTTGTTGATGCATCACAACAAAGCCGAAATTAATTTTGTTTTTAGCACATCGAATGCTGGAAATAAAATTAGTGATGTTCATCAGGATTTGGTGGGTGATTTAGAGTTGAAATTTACAGACACCATCAATCCAAATGTCGATGTTTTGTTTTTGTGCTTGGGCCACGGAAATTCAGTTAAGTTTTTAGAAAACAACACCTTTTCAGACGATACAAAAATCATCGATTTAGGTAATGATTTCAGATTAGAAAAAGACAAAACCTTTAGCGGGAAAACATTTGTTTACGGTTTACCCGAGCTACAAAAAGAAGCCATTAAAAAAGCAAAATACATAGCCAATCCCGGTTGTTTTGCAACCACCATTCAATTGGCATTATTGCCTTTGGCAAAAAACGGATTGTTAGAAGACGATGTGCACATTAACGCCGTAACTGGTGCTACGGGCGCGGGAACATCATTGTCTAAAACCACGCATTTTACATGGCGCGATAATAATTTTTCGTATTACAAACCATTCACGCATCAGCATTTGGGGGAAATCAATCAATCGGTAAAACAATTGCAAAATGATTTTTCATCGGAGCTTATTTTTATGCCCAATCGCGGGAATTTTTCAAGAGGTATTTTCGCGACACTTTATACCCATTTTGAGGGTAGTTTAGAAGAAGCAAAATCGCTTTACAAGGATTATTATAAAGATGCAAAATTCACTTTTGTGTCGGACAACGATGTGCACTTAAAGCAAGTGGTAAACACTAATAAGTGTTTAATCCATTTGCATAAACACAACAATAAATTGCTTATTACGAGCTGTACCGATAATTTATTAAAAGGAGCATCGGGTCAAGCGATTCAAAATATGAATTTAATGTTTGGTTTTGATGAAACCGAAGGGATACAATTGAAAGCAAATTTCTTTTAATAGAAGCGTTTTTCATTTCCGCGAAGGCGGAAATCTAATCCACATAGAACTAAAATTAAAAAGATTCCCTCCTTTGAGGGAATGACAAAAAGAATTTAAAAATGAAAATAGCCATAATTGGAACCGGGAATTTAGGTAAATCGATTGCAAAGGGATTAATTACAAGTAATGCGATTACCACGCTGTACCTAACAAAACGGAATTTGGATGCTATTCAGGAATTTGATGGTTACCAAAATGTGTATTTAACATCGAATAATGCTGAGGCGGTTAAACAATCGGACATTATAATTTTTGCTGTACAACCGGCACATTTTGAAACTATTTTAAGGGATATTAAACCCTTATTAACCGAAAAACACGTATTGATTTCGACGATTACTGGGTTTTTAATCCCGAAAATGGAAGCCATTGTTGGTTCAGATCAGTTTATTATTCGAGCGATGCCAAATACAGCCATTGCTGTTGGGAAATCGATAACCTGTTTATGTAGTAACGAAAAAGGGGCGGAGCGCATTAAAATAGCTGAGGCCATTTTTAACCGTTTGGGTACCTCTATTGCCATTCCGGAAAAACAAATGCAAGCGGCAACCGTGGTTTGCGCCAGTGGTATCGCTTTTTGGATGCGCTTGATTAGAGCCACCACACAAGCGGCCATTCAGTTAGGTTTTGAAGCAGAAACAGCGCAAGATTTGGCTATGCATACCTGCGAAGGTGCGGCGAGTTTGCTAATTGCTACGGGCAATCACCCGGAGCAGGAAATTGATAAAGTTACCACGCCAAAAGGCTGTACCATTGAAGGATTGAACGAAATGGAACACAAAGGATTGAGCTCGTCTTTAATTCAAGGTATGGTGACCTCGTTTAATAAAATCAACACTATAAAAACAGAACAATTATGAAATGAGCATAAATAGAATTTATTATTTGTTTTAACCGAAAACAATAAAGTTTTTTATGCGAAAGCGTAGCGGTTACATTAAGCAAATAATTTTTATTTATTTCATTTTTAAAATAAAAATTATAAGAAAATGAATTTATTTGATGTTTATCCGTTGTTCGATATCACACCCGTTAAAGCAAAAGATGTTTTTGTTTACGACGAAAACGGCGTTGAATATTTAGACCTTTATGGCGGACATGCCGTAATATCCATTGGGCATTCGCATCCCGAATATGTGTGCTCGTTGAGCAATCAACTCAATAATATTGGGTTTTATAGCAATTCGATTCAAAATCCGTTGCAGGTTGAATTGGCTTCAGCTATTGAAACGCTTTCAGGTTGCAAAGATTACCAATTGTTTTTATGTAATTCTGGCGCTGAAGCTAACGAGAATGCTTTAAAATTAGCCTCGTTTAAAACGGGAAAATCAAAAGTGTTAGCTTTTAAAAACGGATTTCATGGGCGTACTTCGGCAGCCGTTGCAGCAACCGATAATGCCAAAATTATTGCGCCAATTAATGCCCAACAAGAAGTAGAGCTTTTCGAGTTAGGCGATTTAAAAGGGGTTGAAAAGGCTTTGGCAAAAAATGATGTTTGCGCTATAATTATTGAAACCATTCAAGGTATTGGCGGTTTAGATGAAGCGACAACGGAGTTTTTAAAAGGTTTAGAAAGCTTATCGAAAAAACACAATGCTTTGTTAATTGCAGATGAAATTCAATGTGGCTTTGGACGAACCGGTGATTTTTTCGCCTATCAAAAGCATGGCATTACACCCGACATTATTTCGATGGCAAAAGGTATGGGTAACGGATTCCCAATTGGTGGTATTTTAATCCATCCATCTATAAAGGCCTCGTATGGCTTGTTGGGGACAACCTTTGGTGGGAATCATTTAGCTTGCGCTGCATCATTAGCCGTTTTAAAAGTGATGCGATGTGAAAATTTAATGACCAATGCGAAAACAGTTTCAGACTATTTTATTGAAAAAGCCAACACCATTCCGCAAATTAAAGCCGTAAAAGGAAGAGGGTTAATGCTAGGGTTGGAATTCGATTTTTCCATAGCAGCTCTAAGAAAAGATTTGATTTTTAAGCATCATATCTTTACAGGAAGTGCTAAAAGTCCTAACTTGTTAAGAATTCTTCCGCCATTAACGCTTCAAAAAAAGCATGTTGATATGTTTTTTGAAGCTTTAAAAAAAGCATTATAAATGAAAAAATACACCAACATATCAGACATTAAAAACTTCCCAAAAGCCATTCAGGAAGCTATTCAACTGAAAAAAAATCCGTTAGAGTTTTCAGCATTAGGAAAGCATAAAACCTTAGGGTTGTTATTCTTCAATTCCAGTTTGCGTACCCGTTTAAGCACGCAAAAAGCCGCTTTAAATTTAGGCATGAATCCTATCGTGATGAATGTTTCCGGTGATGCTTGGGGCATCGAATTTGAAGACGGCACGGTTATGAACGGTTCAACAGCAGAACACATTAAAGAAGCTGCCGCGGTGGTGTCTCAGTATTGCGATGTTATTGCCGTTAGAGCATTTCCAACATTAACAGATAAAGAAAAAGATGAAACCGAGCAGGTGCTTAAATCGTTTGTAAAATATGCATCAGTTCCTATTGTAAATATGGAAAGTGCTACGGCGCATCCGCTACAAGGTTTTACCGATGCGATTACCATCACCGAGCACAAAAAAAACAACAAACCAAAAGTAGTGCTTAGTTGGGCGCCACATACCAAAGCATTGCCGCACGCCGTTGCAAATAGTTTTGTAAATGCGATGCAAAATATGGACGTCGATTTTGTAATGACACACCCCAAAGGTTACGATTTGAATCCTGAAATAGTTGGAAACACACCGGTAATTTACAATCAAGCAGATGCTTTAAAAGACGCCGATTTTGTTTATGCGAAAAATTGGAGTTCGTATAGCGATTACGGTAAGGTGTTAAAAACAGATTCGGATTGGATGATTACCAAGGAGAA
Protein-coding regions in this window:
- a CDS encoding N-acetylornithine carbamoyltransferase; the protein is MKKYTNISDIKNFPKAIQEAIQLKKNPLEFSALGKHKTLGLLFFNSSLRTRLSTQKAALNLGMNPIVMNVSGDAWGIEFEDGTVMNGSTAEHIKEAAAVVSQYCDVIAVRAFPTLTDKEKDETEQVLKSFVKYASVPIVNMESATAHPLQGFTDAITITEHKKNNKPKVVLSWAPHTKALPHAVANSFVNAMQNMDVDFVMTHPKGYDLNPEIVGNTPVIYNQADALKDADFVYAKNWSSYSDYGKVLKTDSDWMITKEKLGDAKFMHCLPVRRNVVVEDAVLDSENSLVIQQANNRTFAAQWVLKTILSNL
- the proC gene encoding pyrroline-5-carboxylate reductase, with protein sequence MKIAIIGTGNLGKSIAKGLITSNAITTLYLTKRNLDAIQEFDGYQNVYLTSNNAEAVKQSDIIIFAVQPAHFETILRDIKPLLTEKHVLISTITGFLIPKMEAIVGSDQFIIRAMPNTAIAVGKSITCLCSNEKGAERIKIAEAIFNRLGTSIAIPEKQMQAATVVCASGIAFWMRLIRATTQAAIQLGFEAETAQDLAMHTCEGAASLLIATGNHPEQEIDKVTTPKGCTIEGLNEMEHKGLSSSLIQGMVTSFNKINTIKTEQL
- a CDS encoding argininosuccinate synthase — encoded protein: MKKLVIAYSGGLDTSYCAVSLSKEYDVHAVSVNTGGFTQEEINTIESNAYKMGVTTYKNIDAIATFYQKVVKYLIFGNVLKNNTYPLSVSAERIIQAIEIVEYAKSIGAEYIAHGSTGAGNDQVRFDMIFQTLAPNIKIITPIRDQKLSRQEEIEYLKSNGIDMSWEKAKYSVNKGLWGTSVGGEETLTSEKPLPEEAYPSQLKHTEEEKVTLTFAKGQLVAINGVENDPEINIEVLHNLASPYAIGRDIHVGDTIVGIKGRVGFEAAAALITIKAHHLLEKHTLTKWQLQHKEYLSSFYGMHLHEGQYLDPVMRNIEAFLQSSQDKVSGEVTVTLKPYHFTLDGIVSKHDLMSAKFGSYGEENKAWTADDAKGFIKILGNQNKIYQQVNS
- a CDS encoding aspartate aminotransferase family protein; the encoded protein is MNLFDVYPLFDITPVKAKDVFVYDENGVEYLDLYGGHAVISIGHSHPEYVCSLSNQLNNIGFYSNSIQNPLQVELASAIETLSGCKDYQLFLCNSGAEANENALKLASFKTGKSKVLAFKNGFHGRTSAAVAATDNAKIIAPINAQQEVELFELGDLKGVEKALAKNDVCAIIIETIQGIGGLDEATTEFLKGLESLSKKHNALLIADEIQCGFGRTGDFFAYQKHGITPDIISMAKGMGNGFPIGGILIHPSIKASYGLLGTTFGGNHLACAASLAVLKVMRCENLMTNAKTVSDYFIEKANTIPQIKAVKGRGLMLGLEFDFSIAALRKDLIFKHHIFTGSAKSPNLLRILPPLTLQKKHVDMFFEALKKAL
- the argC gene encoding N-acetyl-gamma-glutamyl-phosphate reductase encodes the protein MKKSIQIGIIGGAGYTAGELIRLLMHHNKAEINFVFSTSNAGNKISDVHQDLVGDLELKFTDTINPNVDVLFLCLGHGNSVKFLENNTFSDDTKIIDLGNDFRLEKDKTFSGKTFVYGLPELQKEAIKKAKYIANPGCFATTIQLALLPLAKNGLLEDDVHINAVTGATGAGTSLSKTTHFTWRDNNFSYYKPFTHQHLGEINQSVKQLQNDFSSELIFMPNRGNFSRGIFATLYTHFEGSLEEAKSLYKDYYKDAKFTFVSDNDVHLKQVVNTNKCLIHLHKHNNKLLITSCTDNLLKGASGQAIQNMNLMFGFDETEGIQLKANFF